The following proteins are co-located in the Candidatus Cloacimonadota bacterium genome:
- a CDS encoding four helix bundle protein: MKLDKHIKENPLLYKTFLLSLEIVRLYKYLTKEKHEYVMSKQLLKAGTSVGANCNEAVAGQSKKDFISKLSIAMKEASETRYWLSLLVFSEYLTDREVEKSLGLLHESMSLIGKSLITAKKNLESRK; this comes from the coding sequence ATGAAACTCGATAAACATATAAAAGAAAATCCCTTACTATATAAAACTTTTCTTTTGTCTCTTGAAATTGTAAGATTATATAAATATTTAACAAAAGAAAAACATGAATACGTGATGTCCAAACAACTGCTGAAAGCAGGTACATCAGTAGGTGCGAATTGCAACGAGGCTGTAGCAGGTCAATCGAAAAAGGACTTTATCTCAAAACTTTCAATAGCAATGAAGGAAGCATCGGAAACACGATATTGGTTGTCATTGTTGGTTTTCAGTGAATATTTAACGGATAGGGAAGTAGAAAAATCTTTAGGCTTACTTCACGAATCAATGAGTTTAATTGGTAAAAGCCTTATTACAGCAAAGAAAAACCTTGAGAGCAGAAAGTAA